A genomic window from Glaciihabitans sp. INWT7 includes:
- a CDS encoding ABC transporter ATP-binding protein produces MATGAFAESGADLELVGIQKRFPGFTAIEEMNLVIPAGSFFALLGPSGCGKTTTLRLVAGLEEATAGRILIGGKDVTDTKPFQRPVNTVFQSYALFPHVSIIDNVAFGLRRRKIADASTKAHEALKLVELDHLAARRPAQLSGGQQQRVALARAIVNRPALLLLDEPLGALDLKLRRQMQLELKSIQEEVGLTFLHVTHDQEEAMTMADTVAVMNKGRIEQLGSPEVLYELPRTAFVANFLGQSNLFSGPVAGTTAASISVDIEGCKVVVPKSRAQRHSGVVTVGVRPEKLSLHLSEPTESAGTNILGPGRVIDVSFSGVSTQYIIAIPGLGSVVVFVQNTGAGPVVTEGAESWVSWKVEHGFGLEDEAPPTPRFAADTDTASIAVQKKRALMSELEEA; encoded by the coding sequence ATGGCCACGGGTGCATTTGCGGAGTCCGGCGCCGACCTGGAGCTCGTCGGCATCCAAAAGCGATTCCCCGGCTTCACCGCCATCGAGGAGATGAATCTGGTCATCCCGGCCGGATCCTTCTTCGCGCTGCTCGGACCCTCCGGCTGTGGGAAGACCACGACTCTGCGTCTCGTCGCGGGCCTCGAGGAGGCCACTGCCGGTCGCATTCTCATCGGCGGCAAGGATGTCACCGACACCAAACCGTTCCAGCGCCCCGTGAACACGGTCTTCCAGAGCTATGCGCTCTTTCCGCACGTGTCGATCATCGACAATGTGGCCTTCGGGCTGCGTCGGCGCAAGATCGCGGATGCCTCCACCAAGGCGCACGAGGCGCTGAAGCTGGTCGAGCTCGACCATCTCGCGGCACGTCGCCCCGCGCAACTCTCCGGCGGTCAGCAGCAGCGAGTCGCCCTCGCCCGGGCGATCGTCAACCGCCCGGCCCTCCTTCTGCTCGATGAGCCGCTCGGGGCCCTCGACCTCAAACTGCGCCGCCAGATGCAACTCGAACTCAAGTCCATCCAGGAAGAGGTCGGCCTCACCTTCCTCCACGTCACCCACGACCAGGAGGAGGCCATGACCATGGCCGATACCGTCGCGGTGATGAACAAGGGTCGCATCGAGCAGCTCGGATCGCCGGAGGTGCTCTACGAGCTTCCGCGCACGGCCTTCGTGGCGAACTTCCTCGGCCAGTCGAACCTGTTCAGCGGCCCGGTCGCCGGCACGACGGCAGCCAGCATCTCCGTCGACATCGAAGGCTGCAAAGTCGTCGTGCCGAAGTCACGCGCTCAGCGTCACTCCGGGGTCGTGACCGTCGGCGTGCGCCCCGAGAAGCTCAGCCTGCACCTCAGCGAGCCGACGGAATCGGCCGGCACCAACATCCTCGGGCCGGGTCGCGTGATCGACGTCTCTTTCAGCGGTGTGAGCACGCAGTACATCATCGCCATCCCGGGTCTCGGATCGGTCGTGGTGTTCGTGCAGAACACCGGAGCCGGGCCGGTCGTCACCGAGGGTGCGGAGTCCTGGGTCTCGTGGAAGGTCGAGCACGGCTTCGGTCTCGAAGACGAAGCTCCGCCGACTCCGCGATTCGCGGCCGACACGGATACCGCATCGATCGCCGTGCAGAAGAAGCGGGCGCTCATGTCGGAGCTCGAGGAAGCCTGA
- a CDS encoding ABC transporter permease, with protein MAFSAFATGTAQEQAPRRKSRIALLLLLPGILYLVLFFLVPLVSLVITSLQAPSALGDIGAYQTAFDWQNYVTSITQYGAQIVRSFFYAVLATVFALLFSYPLAYFIGVKARRWPLLQNLMLVLVIAPFFISFLLRTLAWKSLLSDESAFVTGLKALSLLAPDAHVTGTPVAVVFGLTYNFIPFMTLPLYAALERLDTRYLEAGSDLYAHPFTVFRTVTIPLSMPGIVSGVLLTFIPAAGDYVNASREFLGGTGTSMIGNVIESNFLVLLNYPAAASLSIILMVVILAIVTVYVRRSGTEDLL; from the coding sequence ATGGCATTCTCCGCATTCGCGACCGGCACCGCGCAGGAACAGGCTCCGCGCCGCAAGAGTCGCATCGCCCTGCTTCTGCTTCTGCCGGGCATCCTCTATCTGGTGCTGTTCTTCCTGGTGCCGCTGGTGTCGCTCGTCATCACCTCGTTGCAGGCTCCCTCCGCGCTGGGCGACATCGGGGCGTACCAGACCGCCTTCGACTGGCAGAACTACGTCACCTCCATCACGCAGTACGGCGCCCAGATCGTGCGATCGTTCTTCTACGCGGTGCTCGCCACCGTGTTCGCCCTGCTGTTCAGCTATCCGCTCGCCTACTTCATCGGGGTGAAGGCGCGCCGCTGGCCACTCCTTCAGAACCTGATGCTCGTGTTGGTCATCGCCCCGTTCTTCATCAGCTTCCTGTTGCGCACGCTGGCCTGGAAGTCTCTCCTCTCGGATGAGTCGGCGTTCGTCACCGGGCTCAAGGCGCTGTCTCTGCTGGCCCCGGATGCCCACGTGACCGGCACCCCGGTGGCTGTCGTCTTCGGGCTCACCTACAACTTCATCCCCTTCATGACGCTGCCGCTGTACGCGGCGCTCGAACGGCTCGACACCCGCTACCTCGAAGCGGGAAGCGATCTCTACGCGCATCCGTTCACCGTCTTCCGTACCGTGACCATTCCGCTGTCGATGCCCGGCATCGTCTCGGGGGTGCTGCTCACCTTCATCCCGGCGGCCGGCGACTATGTGAACGCCAGTCGGGAGTTCCTGGGCGGCACCGGCACCTCGATGATCGGAAACGTGATCGAAAGCAACTTCCTCGTCCTGCTCAACTACCCCGCCGCCGCCTCGTTGTCCATCATCCTCATGGTCGTGATCTTGGCGATCGTCACCGTGTATGTGCGCCGGAGTGGAACGGAGGACCTGCTGTGA
- a CDS encoding ABC transporter permease, protein MDAPPAPRGPRVRFSLGSWLLPVYTALALVFLLIPIAYTFIFSFNDSIKSNISWRGFTLDNWTHVCDAQDVCAAFGNSILIGVIATVVATTLGTMIAIALVRYRFRFRSAISLLLFLPMATPEVVLGAGLAAEFLGAGVEKGLVTIIIAHTMFCISFVVVTVKARVSSLDPALEEAGRDLYGSPAQVFWRITFPLLLPGIVAAALLSFALSFDDFIITNFNSGSATTFPKFVYIAAARGIPAEANVIASAVFLIAIVLVVSQQVSAAARRKRLAKVG, encoded by the coding sequence GTGGATGCCCCTCCGGCCCCGCGCGGCCCTCGCGTCCGCTTCAGCCTCGGCAGCTGGTTGCTTCCGGTCTACACGGCGCTCGCGCTCGTGTTCCTCCTGATCCCCATCGCCTATACTTTCATCTTCTCGTTCAACGACTCCATCAAGTCGAACATCTCCTGGCGGGGGTTCACCCTCGACAACTGGACCCATGTCTGTGACGCGCAGGATGTCTGTGCGGCCTTCGGCAACAGCATCCTGATCGGGGTCATCGCGACGGTGGTCGCGACGACCCTCGGTACGATGATCGCGATCGCGCTCGTGCGCTACCGCTTCCGATTCCGTTCGGCGATCAGCCTGCTGCTGTTCCTGCCGATGGCGACTCCCGAAGTGGTGCTCGGCGCCGGCCTCGCTGCGGAATTCCTCGGAGCCGGAGTGGAAAAAGGGCTGGTCACGATCATCATCGCCCACACCATGTTCTGCATCAGCTTCGTGGTGGTCACGGTGAAAGCGCGCGTGTCCAGTCTCGACCCCGCCCTCGAGGAGGCCGGTCGCGACCTCTACGGATCTCCGGCCCAGGTGTTCTGGCGCATCACGTTCCCGCTGCTGCTCCCGGGCATCGTCGCGGCGGCGCTGCTGTCCTTCGCCCTCAGCTTCGACGACTTCATCATCACCAACTTCAACTCCGGATCGGCGACGACCTTCCCCAAGTTCGTCTACATCGCGGCGGCCCGCGGCATTCCGGCGGAAGCGAACGTGATCGCCTCCGCGGTATTCCTCATCGCCATCGTCCTGGTGGTGTCGCAGCAGGTGAGTGCCGCGGCACGCCGGAAGCGACTGGCGAAGGTCGGTTGA
- a CDS encoding transaminase, with protein MAYEDRARLAGLWQAEIDLFRAQRPRSAQLFAEATPHLPDGVPMLWMAKWPGPWPVYVQSASGSHFLDVDGIDHVDLCLGDTGAMCGHAPAAAVAAISAQLAKGSTFMLPTADAAAAAALLAERFGVPAWQFSLSATDANRSLIRYARQVTGRPKIVVHDYCYHGTVDEAYATLDESGAVVERRGTIGAPVPPSLTTAVVPFNDIRALEMMLATGEIAAMLMEPALTNIGIVLPDPGYHAAVRELCTRFGVILIIDETHTLSAGPGGMIARDGLDPDAVVVGKSIGGGIPAGAYGMTASFSALVRDSLELEDIDVGGVGGTLAGNALSLAGIRATLSQVLTAEAFPAMIDRATEWTIGVQSALDEFHVPWQVTQLGARAEYSFRQTAPHDGAEAADADDFELQQYLHLHALNRGILITPFHNMALMAPSTTAADVERHTVAFREAVVSLYA; from the coding sequence ATGGCCTACGAGGATCGAGCTCGGCTGGCCGGGCTCTGGCAGGCCGAGATCGACCTGTTCCGTGCCCAGCGTCCGCGTTCGGCACAACTCTTCGCGGAGGCCACCCCCCACCTGCCCGACGGCGTGCCGATGCTCTGGATGGCGAAGTGGCCGGGGCCCTGGCCCGTCTACGTGCAGAGCGCATCGGGTTCTCACTTTCTCGACGTTGACGGCATCGACCACGTCGACCTGTGTCTCGGCGACACGGGCGCGATGTGCGGCCATGCGCCCGCGGCCGCCGTGGCGGCGATCTCCGCGCAACTCGCCAAGGGCTCGACCTTCATGCTCCCCACGGCTGATGCCGCTGCTGCCGCTGCACTTCTCGCCGAGCGTTTCGGGGTGCCGGCCTGGCAGTTCAGCCTCTCCGCGACCGATGCCAACCGCAGCCTGATCCGTTATGCCCGCCAGGTGACGGGCCGCCCGAAGATCGTGGTGCACGACTACTGCTACCACGGCACCGTCGACGAGGCCTATGCCACCCTCGACGAATCGGGGGCAGTGGTCGAGCGCCGGGGCACGATCGGGGCGCCGGTACCGCCGAGCCTTACCACGGCGGTCGTGCCCTTCAACGACATCCGGGCACTCGAGATGATGCTGGCGACGGGTGAGATCGCCGCCATGCTCATGGAGCCGGCCCTCACCAACATCGGAATCGTGCTGCCCGACCCGGGCTACCACGCGGCCGTTCGCGAACTCTGCACCCGCTTCGGAGTGATCCTGATCATCGACGAGACCCACACCCTGTCCGCCGGGCCCGGCGGGATGATCGCGCGAGACGGCCTCGACCCGGACGCAGTTGTCGTGGGAAAGAGCATCGGCGGAGGCATTCCCGCGGGAGCATATGGAATGACCGCGTCGTTCTCGGCCCTCGTGCGCGACTCGCTCGAACTGGAGGACATCGACGTCGGGGGAGTCGGCGGCACCCTCGCGGGTAATGCGCTGTCCCTCGCGGGCATCCGTGCCACCCTCTCGCAGGTGTTGACCGCCGAGGCCTTCCCGGCGATGATCGATCGCGCCACCGAATGGACGATCGGCGTGCAGTCGGCTCTCGACGAATTCCACGTGCCCTGGCAGGTCACCCAGCTCGGCGCGCGGGCGGAATACAGCTTTCGGCAGACAGCGCCCCACGATGGCGCAGAGGCGGCGGATGCCGATGACTTCGAACTGCAGCAGTACCTCCACCTGCACGCACTCAACCGCGGCATCCTCATCACGCCGTTCCACAACATGGCACTGATGGCCCCGAGTACTACGGCGGCCGACGTCGAGCGGCACACCGTTGCTTTCCGCGAGGCGGTAGTGAGCCTTTACGCCTGA